A genomic region of Hugenholtzia roseola DSM 9546 contains the following coding sequences:
- a CDS encoding YceI family protein — protein MTLLKRGNSRIFLFLGIGLLFSFLAQSQNPQKNTLMESSAQFTIRNAGIKVKGKFETAQEISITFEAQNLQNSKIYARFLAKSINTDNQTRDKHLRNADYFDVEKYPFLTLESQKIEATQDPNTFWLTAFLTLKNTRKSLKIPLSYQPQKDGSYLLSAEFTLDRLDFGVGESSWILSDKVEVRLSARVRNK, from the coding sequence ATGACACTTCTCAAACGTGGCAATAGTCGTATCTTTCTTTTTCTGGGCATAGGACTGCTTTTCTCTTTTCTGGCTCAAAGTCAAAACCCTCAAAAAAATACCCTTATGGAAAGTAGTGCGCAATTCACAATTCGCAATGCAGGCATCAAAGTAAAGGGCAAATTTGAAACCGCCCAAGAAATTAGCATCACCTTTGAGGCGCAAAACCTGCAAAATAGCAAAATCTATGCGCGATTTCTTGCCAAAAGTATCAATACCGACAACCAAACAAGGGACAAACACCTACGCAATGCCGACTACTTTGATGTAGAAAAATACCCCTTCCTCACCCTTGAAAGTCAGAAGATAGAAGCGACCCAAGACCCCAACACCTTTTGGCTCACCGCCTTTCTGACCCTCAAAAATACGCGCAAGAGCCTCAAAATTCCACTTTCGTATCAACCTCAAAAAGATGGGAGCTACCTACTTTCAGCAGAATTTACCCTCGATAGGCTCGACTTTGGCGTAGGCGAATCGAGCTGGATTTTAAGCGATAAGGTAGAAGTAAGGCTTTCGGCAAGGGTGAGAAACAAATAA
- a CDS encoding response regulator transcription factor codes for MKENSPKKVLIADDEPNILLSLDFLMKKNGYQVYIARDGAEAQEIIQKHIPDAVILDVMMPHMDGYELCQYLKEQERFKAIKIIFLTAKSQKQDVEKGLALGADSYITKPFSTKMLLQEVERLLAL; via the coding sequence ATGAAAGAAAATTCCCCTAAAAAAGTATTGATAGCCGACGATGAGCCTAACATTTTGCTTTCCCTCGACTTTTTGATGAAAAAGAATGGCTATCAGGTCTATATTGCTCGCGACGGCGCAGAGGCACAAGAAATTATCCAGAAACACATACCCGATGCCGTCATTCTCGATGTCATGATGCCACACATGGACGGGTACGAACTCTGCCAATACCTAAAAGAGCAGGAGCGTTTTAAAGCCATCAAGATTATCTTTCTGACTGCCAAAAGCCAAAAACAAGATGTAGAAAAAGGCTTGGCGTTGGGTGCGGATAGCTACATTACCAAACCTTTTTCTACGAAGATGCTTCTGCAAGAGGTAGAACGGCTTTTAGCACTTTAA
- a CDS encoding DNA methyltransferase: protein MSEHSTQPTLLTIKEAAKLLNVAEISIKRYISQGLIPSVKIGGARRIIQNEVWENFVNLSTKNQESSPEIINGVQFYWSQKSGAIANQIYKEYCKDNAIILDGFLGGGSSLYGIRNTKFKFVGIDINEMPYKIAKFNLQNIDTQFIEQLENEIKELQIQFNKIYHYNCNDGKTLEFVKLIFDNKENPKIKIIHLQDAQGNRFTSENYPETIDIYLKNYNSLKEQIKNFKNPLLTKNSRIAIKDNMFLSDIFSPINFFILSELKEKIKNNENLKFILSSILQLCKLTDTKSQSQFPFWLPKTDLVDRNIFITMLNKVQSLRKQIGQGQIQEVESFEKLKYAFGGTCLLINKPLQGITDEIPDNSIDFVLTDPPYFDQVAYSEYAKIWEFFCGYKANFEDEIIVSQREIYQSDEKMYLENLQKSFQIIFNKMKPQAQLLVYFKDSRPEKMFAFLDILDKIGFSFLGQEYLDTAKFTYKQNTTSKTTLTGESILKLQKIEKQESSENEKIIGLEILDAENLISYFTKSYLFVHKEATLNEILSSGLIKSLYDQKALSLFKKAKDFTQIFEKFCIYNEENRTYALKNVEIKNQLFLGDCLEILKAIPSNSIDCLITDPPYNISGYDHKKQIGWLKSNDFWKKQKAFKKIDENWDKFSDDDYESFTIEWLSEIKRIVKPNGNIAIFGSYHNIYKIGYLIEKLDLKTINSIIWYKRNAFPNVTQRMFCESTEQIIWCVNESKKNAKNWTFNYKIMKELNGGVQMRNLFDVPLTKQSEREFGKHPSQKPLEVLNNLMLALTNEGDVVLDCFLGSGTTAVSALQHKRNFVGIEQNYDYLQIAQRRLENIESVIFNKTEILNKVVKTKALGIFDVPQ from the coding sequence ATGAGCGAACACTCCACACAGCCGACGCTTCTAACAATAAAAGAAGCTGCTAAATTGTTAAATGTAGCTGAAATATCTATAAAAAGATACATTTCACAAGGACTTATCCCTTCGGTAAAAATCGGTGGGGCGAGGCGAATTATCCAAAACGAAGTTTGGGAAAATTTTGTCAATCTATCTACCAAAAATCAAGAAAGTAGTCCTGAAATTATCAATGGGGTTCAATTTTATTGGTCTCAAAAAAGTGGAGCTATCGCAAACCAAATATATAAAGAATATTGTAAAGATAATGCAATTATTCTTGATGGTTTTTTAGGTGGTGGTTCGTCTTTGTATGGTATTAGAAATACTAAGTTTAAATTTGTAGGTATAGACATTAATGAAATGCCTTACAAAATTGCAAAATTTAACCTTCAAAATATTGATACACAGTTTATTGAACAGTTAGAAAATGAAATAAAAGAATTACAAATACAGTTCAATAAAATTTATCATTATAATTGTAATGATGGAAAAACTTTAGAGTTCGTAAAACTTATTTTTGATAATAAAGAAAATCCAAAAATCAAAATTATTCACTTGCAAGATGCACAAGGCAACCGCTTTACTTCTGAAAATTATCCTGAAACTATAGACATTTATTTAAAAAACTATAATTCTTTAAAAGAACAAATAAAAAACTTTAAAAATCCTTTATTAACTAAAAACAGTCGTATTGCAATTAAAGATAACATGTTTCTATCTGATATTTTTAGTCCTATTAATTTTTTTATTTTATCTGAACTTAAAGAAAAAATTAAAAATAATGAAAATTTAAAATTTATTCTTTCTTCTATTTTACAACTCTGCAAACTCACTGACACTAAATCTCAATCGCAATTTCCTTTTTGGTTGCCTAAAACAGATTTGGTAGATAGAAACATTTTCATAACAATGCTCAATAAAGTACAATCTTTAAGAAAACAAATTGGGCAGGGACAAATCCAAGAAGTGGAAAGTTTTGAAAAGCTAAAATATGCTTTTGGTGGTACATGTTTGCTTATAAACAAACCTCTACAAGGTATCACAGATGAAATTCCCGACAACTCTATTGATTTTGTTCTAACAGACCCGCCTTATTTCGACCAAGTGGCGTATTCAGAATATGCTAAAATTTGGGAATTTTTTTGTGGGTATAAAGCAAATTTTGAAGACGAAATTATTGTTTCGCAACGTGAAATTTACCAAAGTGATGAAAAAATGTATCTTGAAAATTTACAAAAAAGTTTTCAAATTATTTTCAATAAAATGAAACCACAAGCCCAGCTACTTGTCTACTTCAAAGACAGCCGACCTGAAAAAATGTTTGCTTTTTTGGACATTTTGGATAAAATTGGTTTTTCATTTTTAGGGCAGGAATATTTGGACACCGCTAAATTTACTTACAAGCAAAATACAACTTCTAAAACTACTCTTACAGGTGAAAGTATTTTAAAATTACAAAAAATTGAGAAGCAAGAAAGTAGCGAAAATGAAAAAATAATAGGATTAGAAATTTTAGACGCTGAAAATCTTATCAGCTATTTTACGAAATCTTATCTTTTTGTGCATAAAGAAGCCACTTTAAACGAAATTTTGAGCAGTGGTTTAATCAAATCGTTGTATGACCAAAAAGCCTTATCCTTGTTCAAAAAAGCAAAAGATTTTACCCAAATCTTTGAAAAATTTTGTATTTACAACGAAGAAAACAGAACCTATGCACTCAAAAATGTTGAGATAAAAAATCAATTATTTTTAGGCGATTGTTTAGAAATATTAAAGGCAATTCCCTCAAATTCAATAGATTGCTTGATTACAGACCCTCCTTACAACATTTCGGGTTACGACCACAAAAAACAAATTGGGTGGTTGAAATCTAATGATTTTTGGAAAAAACAAAAGGCTTTCAAGAAAATAGATGAAAATTGGGATAAGTTTTCTGACGATGATTACGAAAGTTTTACAATAGAATGGCTATCTGAAATCAAAAGGATTGTAAAGCCAAATGGAAACATTGCTATTTTTGGTAGTTATCATAATATTTATAAAATTGGTTATTTGATAGAAAAATTAGATTTGAAGACTATCAATTCGATTATTTGGTATAAACGCAATGCTTTTCCAAATGTAACGCAAAGAATGTTTTGCGAAAGTACAGAACAAATTATTTGGTGCGTAAATGAAAGTAAAAAAAATGCAAAAAACTGGACTTTCAATTACAAAATAATGAAAGAACTAAATGGTGGTGTACAAATGCGAAATTTGTTTGATGTGCCTCTAACCAAACAATCAGAAAGAGAATTTGGCAAGCACCCATCACAAAAACCCTTAGAAGTTTTAAATAATTTGATGCTTGCCTTGACAAATGAAGGCGATGTAGTGTTGGATTGTTTTTTAGGTTCAGGAACTACCGCAGTTTCTGCTTTGCAACACAAACGCAATTTTGTAGGTATCGAACAAAATTATGATTATTTGCAGATTGCGCAAAGAAGACTTGAAAATATTGAATCTGTTATTTTTAATAAAACTGAAATTTTAAATAAAGTAGTAAAAACTAAGGCTTTGGGAATATTCGATGTGCCTCAATAA
- a CDS encoding cystathionine gamma-synthase yields the protein MKFATKAIHAGVEPDPSTGAIMTPIFQTSTFVQASPGQHKGFEYARSLNPTRQTLEKALAALENAKYAFAFGSGMAAIDTVIKLLKPGSEVICGDDIYGGSYRLFVRVYEDFGIKFHFTDMQEAQNVEKLVNENTKMIWVETPSNPLLRVIDIEAMVAIAKKHNLISVVDNTFATPYLQNPLELGADIVTHSVTKYLGGHSDVVMGALMLNDDKLAERLYFLQKSCGAVPAPFDCFLVLRGIKTLHLRMNASCENALQVADFLVNHPKIQDVYFPALPQHKGHDIAKKQMRKFGSMISFTLKDDTQAAAYRVLEKVKVFALAESLGGVESLCCYPAAMTHASIPAEVRKATGIKDSLIRLSVGCEDAEDLIADLTQALQ from the coding sequence ATGAAATTTGCAACCAAAGCCATTCATGCAGGCGTAGAGCCAGACCCTTCCACAGGGGCTATCATGACTCCCATTTTTCAAACCTCAACCTTTGTGCAAGCCTCCCCAGGGCAACATAAAGGCTTTGAGTATGCACGCTCTCTGAATCCTACCCGCCAGACCTTAGAAAAAGCCTTAGCCGCTTTGGAAAATGCCAAATACGCCTTTGCTTTTGGGTCGGGCATGGCTGCCATTGATACCGTTATTAAACTACTAAAACCCGGTAGCGAGGTCATCTGTGGCGACGACATCTATGGTGGCTCTTATCGCCTTTTTGTACGTGTGTATGAAGATTTTGGGATTAAGTTTCATTTTACCGATATGCAAGAGGCACAAAACGTCGAGAAATTGGTTAATGAAAATACCAAAATGATTTGGGTAGAAACCCCCTCAAACCCACTACTGCGCGTCATAGACATCGAGGCAATGGTGGCGATTGCCAAAAAGCACAACCTTATTTCGGTAGTAGATAATACCTTTGCCACGCCCTACCTCCAAAATCCCCTCGAATTGGGCGCAGACATCGTTACTCACTCCGTTACCAAATACTTGGGCGGACACTCCGACGTGGTCATGGGCGCACTGATGCTCAACGACGACAAACTCGCCGAAAGACTCTATTTCTTGCAAAAATCTTGCGGCGCAGTGCCTGCCCCCTTCGACTGCTTCCTTGTCTTGCGCGGCATCAAGACCCTGCACCTACGCATGAACGCCAGTTGTGAAAATGCCCTTCAAGTGGCTGATTTTTTGGTCAATCACCCCAAAATTCAAGACGTTTATTTTCCCGCCCTACCCCAACACAAGGGACACGACATCGCCAAAAAACAGATGCGCAAGTTCGGTAGCATGATTTCCTTTACCCTCAAAGACGATACCCAAGCCGCTGCCTATCGCGTCTTGGAAAAGGTCAAAGTCTTTGCCTTAGCCGAATCTTTGGGCGGCGTAGAGTCGCTCTGCTGCTATCCTGCCGCCATGACACACGCCAGCATACCTGCCGAAGTGCGCAAAGCCACAGGCATCAAAGATTCCCTCATTCGCCTAAGTGTAGGTTGTGAAGATGCCGAAGATTTGATAGCCGACCTTACCCAAGCCCTACAATAA
- a CDS encoding peroxiredoxin-like family protein — MKKTSFFPLFSSFFIATLFSCISLTLKAQIAQSADAISPLLIGEKIPDAHLLSSEGEVTDLQALFKKKKTILLVYRGGWCPFCNAHFSELAAISGAITEKGYQIVAISPDDPAHLQNTEEKNALENYLLLSDSDGKLIQQLGLAFEAPQKYSMMLEEHSGGKNKGFLPVPAVFILDTEGTILMEYISPNFKQRLNATLLMAILENL; from the coding sequence ATGAAAAAAACATCATTTTTCCCTTTATTTAGTAGCTTTTTTATTGCTACCTTGTTTTCCTGCATCAGTCTTACCCTGAAAGCGCAGATTGCACAATCGGCAGATGCCATTTCGCCTTTATTGATTGGAGAAAAAATCCCAGATGCCCACCTTTTGAGCAGTGAAGGTGAAGTTACAGATTTGCAGGCACTTTTCAAAAAAAAGAAAACCATTTTACTCGTGTATCGCGGCGGTTGGTGTCCTTTCTGCAATGCACATTTTAGCGAATTGGCTGCAATCAGTGGCGCAATTACGGAAAAGGGCTATCAAATTGTAGCAATAAGTCCTGATGACCCTGCCCATTTGCAAAACACAGAAGAAAAAAATGCCTTAGAAAACTATCTACTCCTTTCAGATAGTGATGGAAAACTTATACAACAGTTGGGTTTAGCCTTTGAAGCCCCTCAAAAATACAGCATGATGCTTGAAGAACATTCAGGCGGAAAAAACAAAGGCTTTCTACCTGTCCCTGCCGTCTTCATTCTTGATACAGAAGGTACGATTTTGATGGAATACATCAGTCCCAACTTTAAACAGCGTTTAAATGCAACTTTATTGATGGCAATTTTAGAAAATTTGTAA
- the dusB gene encoding tRNA dihydrouridine synthase DusB, translated as MVKIGNIELGDFPLLLAPMEDVSDPPFRAVCKQAGADMMYTEFISVEGLIRDAEKSLEKLDIFDYERPIGIQIFGAELDSMLKATDIVARENPEVLDINYGCPVKKVTCKGAGAGILLDIPKMEQLTAEIVKRTHLPVTVKTRLGWDYDTIKIIEVAKRLQGAGIQALTIHGRTRQQMYTGSANWDYIAEVKHHPDIHIPIFGNGDIDSPEKAAEYRQKYGVDGIMIGRAAIGYPWIFREIKHYLQTGEKLPAPNLEERVAVCKTHLQHSLEWKAHEKVAINEMKRHYAAYFKGLQGIKEYRARLVNAPDAESVFAILDEIAEVFAAATF; from the coding sequence ATGGTCAAGATAGGTAACATAGAATTAGGCGACTTTCCGCTTTTGCTTGCCCCTATGGAAGATGTAAGCGACCCGCCCTTTCGCGCCGTTTGCAAGCAGGCAGGAGCAGATATGATGTATACCGAATTTATTTCGGTAGAAGGGCTAATACGTGATGCAGAAAAGAGCTTAGAAAAACTCGACATTTTTGACTATGAGCGTCCCATAGGGATTCAAATCTTTGGCGCAGAATTGGACTCGATGCTCAAAGCCACCGACATTGTGGCACGCGAAAATCCCGAAGTATTGGACATCAATTATGGCTGCCCTGTCAAGAAAGTAACCTGCAAAGGTGCAGGGGCAGGTATCCTGCTCGATATCCCGAAGATGGAACAGCTTACAGCCGAAATTGTCAAGCGCACGCACTTGCCCGTAACGGTCAAGACCCGTTTGGGCTGGGATTACGATACCATCAAAATTATAGAAGTAGCCAAAAGGCTGCAAGGTGCTGGTATTCAAGCCCTTACCATTCATGGGCGCACCCGCCAACAGATGTACACAGGCTCGGCAAATTGGGACTATATCGCAGAGGTGAAACATCACCCCGATATTCATATCCCCATTTTTGGCAACGGCGACATAGATTCACCCGAAAAAGCCGCCGAATACCGTCAGAAATACGGAGTCGATGGCATTATGATAGGCAGAGCCGCTATTGGCTACCCTTGGATTTTTAGGGAAATCAAACACTACCTTCAAACAGGCGAAAAACTCCCTGCCCCCAATTTGGAAGAGCGCGTAGCCGTATGCAAGACGCATTTGCAGCACTCTTTGGAATGGAAAGCGCACGAAAAGGTCGCCATCAATGAGATGAAACGCCACTATGCTGCCTACTTCAAAGGGTTGCAGGGTATTAAAGAATACCGCGCTCGCTTAGTCAATGCCCCTGATGCCGAATCGGTTTTCGCCATTTTAGATGAAATTGCCGAAGTCTTTGCCGCTGCTACTTTCTAA
- a CDS encoding ATP-binding protein yields the protein MTPNWLLFLLSFGYLGLLFAVAYFAERKSKKGLLLTNNAYTYALSLAVYCTAWTFFGSVGQASEQGWGYLSTYLGPILTIPFWGLVLKKIIRICKVKQITTIADFVSARYGRSIILGRMVTLLCVFGVVPYISIQIKAISQSIAVFNQHLVYSSFHTTAVPHFWQDIGFYVTVGLSIFTIIFTTHNIQNSNKNRGMVFAIAFESLIKLLAFLIVGIFVCFFLFEDLSTCFNFIWQDSENRALLTMEKKSSHSFFWHTLSAMLAFLLLPRQFQVSVVENENESHLKRAAWLFPLYLIAINLFVMPIALAGKTWLSSQIPLFATWKWDTDTFVLLLPLQAGANSIAIIAYLGGFAAATSMIIVETAALGTMMGNTFLTPNLAHEAWRNSEDAFRRVKWFRRVMIVGVLLMAYLYYHFVSGYASLVAIGQISFAAVAQLVTVVLVGIFWKNANAKGAIAGLSAGFFLWAYTLVLPSFAKSNLLAVEWLENGLFGISWLCPTALFGLNGLDEISHGVFWSLFFNFLLYVLVSLLSQQSATERNQAEIFVDIFKYSRSYENAVVWKGKAYVNDLKVLLKNFLGEYRTEKILADYFKKDNPAALQEATNLSAPSPFADTAFITFTEKTLTGLIGAASARLVVSSVIQEKEAIDMREVMSILKESQLLLSTNRELRKKTYQLRETSKQLAQANQKLNEHNRTKDDFISTVTHELRTPLTAIRSLAEIVYENPDLPEEQRQEFMKNIVVECERLSKLINEILDIESFEAGKVKIERQNFFLETVLDEVLAVFRPQIEQRKILLKVQIQKGLQVWIDEELFKQAFLNLFSNALKYTHPERGIIAIEAFEDETQVYLTVRDNGRGISIENQEVIFEKFYQLRINGKKPQGTGLGLSIVRKIVEAHEGKIWVESEVGKGAKFVVILPKQKS from the coding sequence TTGACACCGAATTGGTTACTTTTCTTGCTTTCTTTTGGCTATTTAGGGCTGCTCTTTGCCGTTGCGTATTTTGCCGAAAGGAAAAGTAAAAAAGGCTTATTGCTCACCAATAACGCCTATACTTACGCGCTTTCTTTGGCGGTCTATTGTACGGCTTGGACTTTTTTTGGGAGCGTAGGGCAGGCTTCCGAACAGGGTTGGGGCTACCTATCTACCTACTTAGGACCCATTCTAACGATACCCTTTTGGGGTCTGGTCTTGAAAAAAATCATTCGCATCTGCAAAGTCAAACAAATTACAACGATTGCCGACTTTGTGTCGGCGCGATACGGGCGTAGCATTATTTTGGGTAGAATGGTTACGCTGCTCTGTGTTTTTGGGGTTGTGCCTTATATTTCTATCCAAATCAAAGCCATTTCGCAGAGCATTGCCGTTTTCAATCAGCACCTCGTTTATAGCTCTTTTCACACGACGGCAGTGCCGCACTTTTGGCAGGACATCGGTTTTTACGTAACCGTAGGGCTTTCTATTTTTACGATTATTTTCACGACCCACAACATTCAGAATAGCAACAAAAATAGAGGCATGGTCTTCGCTATCGCCTTCGAATCATTGATAAAATTGCTGGCTTTTTTAATAGTGGGGATTTTTGTTTGTTTTTTTCTCTTTGAAGACCTAAGCACCTGTTTCAATTTTATTTGGCAGGATAGTGAAAATCGCGCCCTTCTGACGATGGAAAAGAAAAGTAGCCACTCCTTTTTTTGGCATACCCTTTCGGCAATGCTCGCCTTTCTGCTTCTGCCGCGCCAATTTCAGGTCAGTGTGGTAGAAAATGAAAACGAATCGCACCTCAAAAGGGCAGCTTGGCTTTTTCCGCTTTATCTTATCGCTATCAATCTCTTTGTGATGCCTATTGCCTTGGCAGGCAAGACGTGGCTATCGAGCCAAATTCCACTTTTTGCCACTTGGAAATGGGATACAGATACTTTTGTGCTGCTACTGCCTTTGCAGGCAGGCGCGAATAGCATTGCGATTATCGCCTATTTGGGCGGTTTTGCAGCGGCGACGAGCATGATTATCGTAGAAACGGCAGCCTTAGGGACTATGATGGGCAATACCTTTCTCACGCCCAATTTGGCACATGAGGCTTGGCGCAATAGTGAAGATGCCTTTCGTAGGGTCAAATGGTTTCGCAGGGTTATGATTGTAGGCGTGCTGCTGATGGCGTATCTCTACTACCACTTTGTGAGCGGCTATGCCTCCTTAGTAGCTATCGGACAAATCTCCTTTGCTGCCGTTGCCCAACTTGTAACGGTGGTTTTGGTCGGCATTTTTTGGAAAAACGCCAACGCCAAAGGTGCGATTGCAGGGCTTTCGGCAGGCTTTTTCCTATGGGCTTATACCCTTGTGCTTCCCTCTTTTGCTAAAAGCAACCTTTTGGCAGTAGAATGGCTCGAAAATGGACTTTTTGGTATCTCTTGGCTATGCCCGACTGCCCTTTTTGGCTTGAACGGCTTAGATGAAATTTCGCATGGGGTCTTTTGGTCTTTGTTTTTCAATTTCTTGCTCTATGTCTTGGTATCGCTTCTTTCCCAACAAAGTGCCACAGAACGCAATCAGGCGGAGATTTTTGTCGATATTTTCAAATATTCGCGTAGTTATGAAAATGCTGTCGTTTGGAAAGGCAAGGCATACGTCAATGATTTGAAGGTCTTGCTCAAAAACTTTTTGGGGGAGTATCGTACCGAAAAAATCTTAGCCGATTATTTCAAAAAAGACAACCCCGCAGCCCTACAAGAGGCTACCAACCTATCTGCCCCCAGCCCCTTTGCCGATACCGCCTTTATTACTTTTACAGAAAAAACGCTGACAGGACTCATTGGCGCAGCCTCGGCGCGTTTGGTCGTTTCTTCGGTCATACAAGAAAAAGAGGCGATAGATATGCGAGAGGTCATGAGCATTTTAAAAGAATCCCAACTTCTACTTTCTACCAATCGCGAGTTGCGCAAAAAAACCTACCAACTACGCGAAACATCTAAACAATTAGCCCAAGCCAATCAGAAGCTCAACGAACACAATCGCACCAAAGACGATTTTATTTCCACCGTAACGCACGAACTACGCACGCCCCTAACTGCCATTCGTTCCTTAGCCGAAATTGTGTATGAAAATCCCGATTTGCCCGAAGAACAACGGCAGGAATTTATGAAAAATATTGTAGTAGAATGTGAAAGGCTTTCAAAACTTATCAACGAAATCTTGGACATAGAAAGTTTTGAGGCAGGCAAAGTAAAGATAGAGCGACAAAATTTTTTCTTAGAAACGGTCTTAGACGAGGTTTTGGCGGTATTCCGCCCCCAAATAGAACAACGCAAGATTCTGCTCAAAGTACAGATACAAAAAGGGCTACAAGTCTGGATAGACGAAGAACTTTTCAAACAAGCCTTTCTCAATCTTTTTTCAAACGCGCTCAAATATACGCACCCCGAAAGAGGCATCATCGCCATCGAAGCCTTTGAAGACGAAACACAGGTCTATCTGACAGTACGCGACAATGGCAGAGGTATTAGCATTGAAAATCAAGAAGTTATCTTTGAAAAATTCTACCAACTGCGCATCAATGGCAAAAAACCGCAAGGCACAGGCTTAGGGCTTAGTATTGTCCGCAAGATTGTGGAAGCCCATGAGGGCAAGATTTGGGTAGAAAGTGAAGTAGGAAAGGGCGCGAAATTTGTCGTAATTTTGCCCAAACAAAAGTCATAG
- a CDS encoding ATP-grasp domain-containing protein: MEKPLWWIRLTHFEYWSYWFLYLPLLPYGLYWAWKARSLSYFTALNPALPLSGLVGEKKDEILAQVPQRYLPKTILVRDRASLESIISDLKQKGIDFPCIIKPNIGERGAGVEKLETEEELRHYLSQNQAHNEKKSPFLVQEFLIQEFLSEPIELGVLYFKMPHNPAQSDISSITEKRFLSVVGNGKSSLKDLVESTPRGRFQGERLAKKWAAQWHQIVPFGEKILIEPIGNHCRGTQFLDATARKTPEMIAAFDSLTKDMNGFYYGRFDIKIHSWEAFQRGEGIKIMEINGVSSEPAHIYDPDYSLLSAYSTLAKHIKLIYQISVQNKALGIAYTPFSVLKKTVLRHLFSE; the protein is encoded by the coding sequence ATGGAAAAACCCTTGTGGTGGATTCGCCTGACCCATTTTGAGTATTGGTCTTATTGGTTTCTATACCTGCCCTTGCTGCCCTATGGTTTGTATTGGGCGTGGAAAGCGCGTAGCCTCTCTTATTTTACGGCTCTCAATCCTGCCCTGCCTTTGAGCGGTTTGGTGGGCGAAAAAAAAGACGAGATTTTGGCACAAGTGCCTCAAAGGTATCTTCCCAAAACTATTTTGGTTAGAGATAGGGCAAGTTTGGAAAGTATTATTTCCGATTTAAAACAAAAAGGAATTGATTTTCCCTGCATCATCAAACCCAACATAGGCGAGCGTGGCGCAGGGGTAGAAAAATTAGAGACAGAAGAAGAATTAAGGCACTATCTTTCTCAAAATCAGGCTCATAACGAGAAAAAATCGCCGTTCTTGGTTCAGGAGTTTCTGATTCAAGAGTTCCTATCCGAACCCATAGAATTGGGCGTTTTATACTTCAAAATGCCACACAATCCAGCACAGTCGGATATTAGTTCTATCACCGAAAAACGATTTCTTAGTGTGGTAGGAAATGGCAAAAGCAGTTTGAAGGATTTAGTGGAAAGCACTCCACGTGGGCGTTTTCAGGGCGAGCGTTTGGCAAAAAAATGGGCTGCACAATGGCATCAAATTGTACCTTTTGGGGAAAAAATATTGATAGAACCCATAGGAAACCATTGCAGAGGCACGCAATTTTTAGATGCAACGGCACGCAAAACGCCAGAAATGATTGCCGCCTTCGATAGCCTTACAAAGGACATGAACGGATTTTATTATGGACGCTTCGACATCAAGATTCATAGTTGGGAGGCTTTTCAGAGAGGCGAAGGCATCAAAATTATGGAGATAAATGGCGTTAGTTCCGAACCTGCCCACATCTACGACCCCGATTACTCGCTTCTTTCTGCCTATTCCACTTTGGCAAAACACATAAAACTGATTTACCAAATTAGCGTACAGAACAAAGCACTTGGGATTGCATACACGCCTTTTTCTGTCTTAAAAAAAACAGTTCTAAGGCATCTGTTTTCGGAATAA